The following coding sequences are from one Motacilla alba alba isolate MOTALB_02 chromosome 4, Motacilla_alba_V1.0_pri, whole genome shotgun sequence window:
- the PCDH18 gene encoding protocadherin-18 isoform X1 has protein sequence MYRINSKMHFLFIFALIIISCNNAVLGKNLKYRIYEEQRVGSVIARLSEDVADVLLKMPNPSSVRFRAMQRGNSPLLVVREDNGEISIGAKIDREQLCQKNLNCSIEFDVITLPTEHLQLFHVEVEVLDINDNSPQFSRALIPIEISESAAVGTRIPLDSAFDPDVGDNSLHTYSLSANDFFSIDVRTRTDGAKYAELIVVRELDRELKSTYELQLTASDKGVPQRSGSSLLKISISDSNDNSPVFEQQSYIIQLLENSPIGTLLIDLNATDPDEGANGKVVYSFSSHVSAKIIETFRIDPEKGHLTLLKQVDYEVTKSYEIDAQAQDMGPNSIPAHCKIIIKVVDVNDNKPEINLNLMSTEREEVACISEGSPLDTFVALVRVQDKDSGVNGEIVCKLHGHGHFKLQKTYENNYLILTNATLDREKRSEYILTVIAEDKGTPSLSTVKHFTVQISDENDNPPRFQTNRYEVVILENNSPGAYITSVTATDPDLGDNGQVTYTILENSVLGSSITTYVTIDPSNGAIYALRTFDHEEVNQIAFMVQARDGGSQQLISNTTVVLTIIDENDNAPVIVGPVLRNSTAEISIPKDAEIGFLVTRIRATDRDSGMNSELSCSIAADKENNIFVMDPQTCDISINVSVESVPAKQWEFLVIVQDKGSPQLSTKALLKCTILEHVYSFSSTEATLVSQPSLDISMITIISLGSICAVLLVIMVIFATRCNREKKDTRSYNCRVAESTYQHHPKRPSRQIHKGDITLVPTVNGTLPIRSHHRASPSSSPALERGQMSSRQSHHSHQSLNSLVTISSNHVPENFSLELTHATPAVEQVSQLLSMLHQGQYQPRPSFRGNKYSRSYRYALQDMDKFSLKDSGRGDSEAGDSDYDLGRESPIDRLLGEGFSDLFLTDGRIPAAMRLCTEECRVLGHSDQCWMPPLPSPSSDYRSNMFIPGEEFQSPQQHLQQQHHQGLEEDAQAADASEKKKSFSTFGKDCQSEEESGDTCTSSLLSEMSSVFQRLLPPSLDAYTECNEMDRSNSLERRKGHLPAKNVNYPPGVAAWAASTHFQNPANNGPTLGTHSGAQPSSKWLPAMEEIPENYEEDDFDNVLNHLSDGKHELMDASELVAEINKLLQDVRQN, from the exons ATGTATCGAATCAACAGTAAAATGcactttttattcatttttgcaCTGATCATAATATCTTGCAATAATGCTGTGCTGGGCAAGAATTTGAAATACAGGATTTATGAGGAGCAGAGGGTTGGATCAGTAATAGCAAGACTATCGGAGGATGTTGCtgatgttttattaaaaatgcctAACCCTTCCTCAGTTCGGTTTCGAGCCATGCAGAGGGGAAATTCTCCCTTGCTTGTAGTCCGTGAGGATAATGGAGAAATCAGCATAGGAGCTAAAATTGATCGGGAGCAACTGTGCCAGAAAAACTTAAACTGCTCCATAGAGTTTGATGTGATCACTCTGCCCACTGAAcatctgcagcttttccatgttGAAGTTGAAGTGCTGGATATTAATGACAACTCTCCGCAGTTTTCCAGAGCTCTTATCCCTATTGAGATATCAGAGAGTGCAGCTGTAGGAACTCGGATCCCTTTGGACAGTGCTTTTGATCCAGATGTGGGAGACAACTCCCTTCACACTTATTCCCTTTctgcaaatgatttttttagCATTGATGTGAGAACCAGGACTGATGGTGCTAAGTATGCAGAGCTGATTGTGGTCAGAGAGCTGGATCGCGAGTTGAAGTCGACTTATGAGCTCCAACTCACTGCCTCTGACAAAGGGGTGCCTCAGAGATCTGGGTCATCCCTCctgaaaatcagcatttctgatTCCAATGACAACAGCCCTGTGTTTGAGCAGCAGTCGTATATTATCCAGCTCTTGGAAAACTCTCCTATTGGGACTTTGCTCATAGACCTCAATGCTACTGATCCAGATGAGGGCGCCAATGGGAAGGTCGTGTATTCCTTTAGCAGTCATGTGTCTGCCAAAATTATAGAAACTTTTAGGATAGACCCAGAAAAAGGTCACCTGACCTTGCTGAAGCAAGTGGACTATGAAGTAACCAAATCCTATGAAATTGATGCTCAGGCTCAGGATATGGGGCCAAATTCTATTCCAGCTCACTGCAAAATTATAATTAAAGTTGTGGATGTGAATGACAACAAGCCAGAAATCAACTTAAATCTGATGTccacagagagagaagaggtAGCTTGCATTTCTGAGGGGTCACCCTTGGACACCTTTGTTGCCCTGGTCAGAGTGCAAGATAAGGACTCTGGTGTGAATGGAGAGATTGTTTGTAAGCTCCATGGGCATGGCCACTTTAAACTTCAAAAGACTTATGAAAATAACTATTTAATCTTAACTAATGCCACTCTAGATAGGGAAAAGAGATCTGAATACATCTTGACTGTAATAGCAGAGGACAAGGGAACGCCAAGTCTCTCCACAGTGAAACACTTTACTGTCCAAATCAGTGATGAAAATGACAACCCACCCCGCTTCCAGACAAACAGATATGAAGTTGTTATCTTGGAAAATAACTCTCCTGGAGCATACATCACATCAGTCACAGCCACAGACCCAGATCTAGGTGACAATGGGCAGGTGACATACACTATTTTGGAGAACTCTGTTTTGGGAAGTTCTATAACCACCTATGTGACCATTGATCCTTCCAATGGGGCGATCTATGCCCTGCGAACCTTTGATCATGAAGAAGTAAATCAAATTGCCTTCATGGTCCAAGCTAGGGATGGAGGGAGCCAGCAGCTCATTAGCAACACCACGGTTGTACTCACCATCATTGATGAAAATGACAACGCTCCTGTCATTGTGGGGCCAGTGCTAcgcaacagcacagcagaaatctCAATCCCTAAAGATGCTGAAATTGGCTTTCTTGTCACCAGGATAAGGGCTACAGATAGAGACTCTGGTATGAActctgagctcagctgctccatAGCCGCTGACAAGGAAAACAACATCTTTGTGATGGATCCTCAAACTTGTGACATCTCTATCAATGTGAGTGTTGAATCAGTTCCAGCAAAACAATGGGAGTTTTTGGTGATAGTCCAGGATAAAGGCAGCCCTCAGCTTAGTACTAAAGCTCTTCTGAAATGTACCATTTTGGAGcatgtttattctttttcaaGCACCGAAGCAACTTTGGTAAGCCAACCCTCCCTGGACATCTCCATGATAACAATTATATCCTTAGGATCTATATGTGCCGTGTTATTGGTTATAATGGTTATCTTTGCCACGAGGTGCAATCGAGAGAAAAAGGACACCAGGTCTTACAACTGTCGTGTGGCCGAATCAACCTACCAGCATCATCCAAAACGTCCCTCCAGGCAGATCCACAAAGGTGACATCACACTGGTGCCGACGGTTAATGGCACTCTACCCATCAGGTCTCACCACAGAGCTTCGCCATCATCGTCCCCGGCCCTGGAGAGGGGTCAAATGAGCAGCCGTCAGAGCCACCACAGCCACCAATCATTGAACAGCCTGGTGACCATCTCCTCGAACCATGTGCCTGAAAATTTCTCCCTGGAACTCACCCATGCTACACCGGCTGTCGAG caggtttctcagcttctctcAATGCTTCACCAGGGCCAGTATCAACCAAGGCCAAGTTTTCGAGGAAACAAATATTCCAGAAGCTACAG ATATGCCCTACAAGATATGGATAAATTCAGCTTGAAAGACAGTGGCCGGGGTGATAGTGAAGCTGGAGACAGTGATTATGATTTGGGGAGAGAGTCTCCAATTGACAGACTACTTGGGGAAGGATTCAGTGACCTTTTCCTTACAGATGGAAGAATTCCTGCAG CGATGCGCCTGTGCACAGAGGAGTGCAGAGTCCTGGGCCACTCCGACCAGTGCTGGATGCCACCGctgccctctccctcctctgacTACAGAAGCAACATGTTCATCCCTGGGGAGGAGTTCCAgtctccccagcagcacctgcagcaacAGCATCACCAGGGCCTCGAGGAGGATGCCCAGGCAGCTGACGCCAGTGAGAAGAAGAAGAGCTTTTCAACATTTGGGAAGGACTGCCAGAGCGAGGAGGAATCAGGGGACACCTgcacctcctccctcctctctgaaATGAGCAGCGTCTTCCAGCGCCTGCTGCCTCCCTCGTTGGACGCCTACACGGAGTGCAATGAGATGGATCGCTCCAACTCGTTGGAGCGGAGGAAGGGACATTTGCCAGCCAAGAATGTAAATTATCCACCGGGGgtggcagcctgggcagccagCACACATTTCCAAAACCCTGCCAACAATGGGCCCACTCTGGGGACTCACTCGGGCGCGCAGCCTTCGTCCAAATGGCTGCCAGCCATGGAGGAGATCCCGGAGAATTACGAAGAAGATGATTTTGACAATGTGCTCAACCACCTCAGCGATGGCAAACATGAACTCATGGATGCCAGTGAGCTGGTGGCAGAAATTAACAAGCTGCTGCAAGATGTCCGGCAGAACTAG
- the PCDH18 gene encoding protocadherin-18 isoform X2: MYRINSKMHFLFIFALIIISCNNAVLGKNLKYRIYEEQRVGSVIARLSEDVADVLLKMPNPSSVRFRAMQRGNSPLLVVREDNGEISIGAKIDREQLCQKNLNCSIEFDVITLPTEHLQLFHVEVEVLDINDNSPQFSRALIPIEISESAAVGTRIPLDSAFDPDVGDNSLHTYSLSANDFFSIDVRTRTDGAKYAELIVVRELDRELKSTYELQLTASDKGVPQRSGSSLLKISISDSNDNSPVFEQQSYIIQLLENSPIGTLLIDLNATDPDEGANGKVVYSFSSHVSAKIIETFRIDPEKGHLTLLKQVDYEVTKSYEIDAQAQDMGPNSIPAHCKIIIKVVDVNDNKPEINLNLMSTEREEVACISEGSPLDTFVALVRVQDKDSGVNGEIVCKLHGHGHFKLQKTYENNYLILTNATLDREKRSEYILTVIAEDKGTPSLSTVKHFTVQISDENDNPPRFQTNRYEVVILENNSPGAYITSVTATDPDLGDNGQVTYTILENSVLGSSITTYVTIDPSNGAIYALRTFDHEEVNQIAFMVQARDGGSQQLISNTTVVLTIIDENDNAPVIVGPVLRNSTAEISIPKDAEIGFLVTRIRATDRDSGMNSELSCSIAADKENNIFVMDPQTCDISINVSVESVPAKQWEFLVIVQDKGSPQLSTKALLKCTILEHVYSFSSTEATLVSQPSLDISMITIISLGSICAVLLVIMVIFATRCNREKKDTRSYNCRVAESTYQHHPKRPSRQIHKGDITLVPTVNGTLPIRSHHRASPSSSPALERGQMSSRQSHHSHQSLNSLVTISSNHVPENFSLELTHATPAVEVSQLLSMLHQGQYQPRPSFRGNKYSRSYRYALQDMDKFSLKDSGRGDSEAGDSDYDLGRESPIDRLLGEGFSDLFLTDGRIPAAMRLCTEECRVLGHSDQCWMPPLPSPSSDYRSNMFIPGEEFQSPQQHLQQQHHQGLEEDAQAADASEKKKSFSTFGKDCQSEEESGDTCTSSLLSEMSSVFQRLLPPSLDAYTECNEMDRSNSLERRKGHLPAKNVNYPPGVAAWAASTHFQNPANNGPTLGTHSGAQPSSKWLPAMEEIPENYEEDDFDNVLNHLSDGKHELMDASELVAEINKLLQDVRQN, encoded by the exons ATGTATCGAATCAACAGTAAAATGcactttttattcatttttgcaCTGATCATAATATCTTGCAATAATGCTGTGCTGGGCAAGAATTTGAAATACAGGATTTATGAGGAGCAGAGGGTTGGATCAGTAATAGCAAGACTATCGGAGGATGTTGCtgatgttttattaaaaatgcctAACCCTTCCTCAGTTCGGTTTCGAGCCATGCAGAGGGGAAATTCTCCCTTGCTTGTAGTCCGTGAGGATAATGGAGAAATCAGCATAGGAGCTAAAATTGATCGGGAGCAACTGTGCCAGAAAAACTTAAACTGCTCCATAGAGTTTGATGTGATCACTCTGCCCACTGAAcatctgcagcttttccatgttGAAGTTGAAGTGCTGGATATTAATGACAACTCTCCGCAGTTTTCCAGAGCTCTTATCCCTATTGAGATATCAGAGAGTGCAGCTGTAGGAACTCGGATCCCTTTGGACAGTGCTTTTGATCCAGATGTGGGAGACAACTCCCTTCACACTTATTCCCTTTctgcaaatgatttttttagCATTGATGTGAGAACCAGGACTGATGGTGCTAAGTATGCAGAGCTGATTGTGGTCAGAGAGCTGGATCGCGAGTTGAAGTCGACTTATGAGCTCCAACTCACTGCCTCTGACAAAGGGGTGCCTCAGAGATCTGGGTCATCCCTCctgaaaatcagcatttctgatTCCAATGACAACAGCCCTGTGTTTGAGCAGCAGTCGTATATTATCCAGCTCTTGGAAAACTCTCCTATTGGGACTTTGCTCATAGACCTCAATGCTACTGATCCAGATGAGGGCGCCAATGGGAAGGTCGTGTATTCCTTTAGCAGTCATGTGTCTGCCAAAATTATAGAAACTTTTAGGATAGACCCAGAAAAAGGTCACCTGACCTTGCTGAAGCAAGTGGACTATGAAGTAACCAAATCCTATGAAATTGATGCTCAGGCTCAGGATATGGGGCCAAATTCTATTCCAGCTCACTGCAAAATTATAATTAAAGTTGTGGATGTGAATGACAACAAGCCAGAAATCAACTTAAATCTGATGTccacagagagagaagaggtAGCTTGCATTTCTGAGGGGTCACCCTTGGACACCTTTGTTGCCCTGGTCAGAGTGCAAGATAAGGACTCTGGTGTGAATGGAGAGATTGTTTGTAAGCTCCATGGGCATGGCCACTTTAAACTTCAAAAGACTTATGAAAATAACTATTTAATCTTAACTAATGCCACTCTAGATAGGGAAAAGAGATCTGAATACATCTTGACTGTAATAGCAGAGGACAAGGGAACGCCAAGTCTCTCCACAGTGAAACACTTTACTGTCCAAATCAGTGATGAAAATGACAACCCACCCCGCTTCCAGACAAACAGATATGAAGTTGTTATCTTGGAAAATAACTCTCCTGGAGCATACATCACATCAGTCACAGCCACAGACCCAGATCTAGGTGACAATGGGCAGGTGACATACACTATTTTGGAGAACTCTGTTTTGGGAAGTTCTATAACCACCTATGTGACCATTGATCCTTCCAATGGGGCGATCTATGCCCTGCGAACCTTTGATCATGAAGAAGTAAATCAAATTGCCTTCATGGTCCAAGCTAGGGATGGAGGGAGCCAGCAGCTCATTAGCAACACCACGGTTGTACTCACCATCATTGATGAAAATGACAACGCTCCTGTCATTGTGGGGCCAGTGCTAcgcaacagcacagcagaaatctCAATCCCTAAAGATGCTGAAATTGGCTTTCTTGTCACCAGGATAAGGGCTACAGATAGAGACTCTGGTATGAActctgagctcagctgctccatAGCCGCTGACAAGGAAAACAACATCTTTGTGATGGATCCTCAAACTTGTGACATCTCTATCAATGTGAGTGTTGAATCAGTTCCAGCAAAACAATGGGAGTTTTTGGTGATAGTCCAGGATAAAGGCAGCCCTCAGCTTAGTACTAAAGCTCTTCTGAAATGTACCATTTTGGAGcatgtttattctttttcaaGCACCGAAGCAACTTTGGTAAGCCAACCCTCCCTGGACATCTCCATGATAACAATTATATCCTTAGGATCTATATGTGCCGTGTTATTGGTTATAATGGTTATCTTTGCCACGAGGTGCAATCGAGAGAAAAAGGACACCAGGTCTTACAACTGTCGTGTGGCCGAATCAACCTACCAGCATCATCCAAAACGTCCCTCCAGGCAGATCCACAAAGGTGACATCACACTGGTGCCGACGGTTAATGGCACTCTACCCATCAGGTCTCACCACAGAGCTTCGCCATCATCGTCCCCGGCCCTGGAGAGGGGTCAAATGAGCAGCCGTCAGAGCCACCACAGCCACCAATCATTGAACAGCCTGGTGACCATCTCCTCGAACCATGTGCCTGAAAATTTCTCCCTGGAACTCACCCATGCTACACCGGCTGTCGAG gtttctcagcttctctcAATGCTTCACCAGGGCCAGTATCAACCAAGGCCAAGTTTTCGAGGAAACAAATATTCCAGAAGCTACAG ATATGCCCTACAAGATATGGATAAATTCAGCTTGAAAGACAGTGGCCGGGGTGATAGTGAAGCTGGAGACAGTGATTATGATTTGGGGAGAGAGTCTCCAATTGACAGACTACTTGGGGAAGGATTCAGTGACCTTTTCCTTACAGATGGAAGAATTCCTGCAG CGATGCGCCTGTGCACAGAGGAGTGCAGAGTCCTGGGCCACTCCGACCAGTGCTGGATGCCACCGctgccctctccctcctctgacTACAGAAGCAACATGTTCATCCCTGGGGAGGAGTTCCAgtctccccagcagcacctgcagcaacAGCATCACCAGGGCCTCGAGGAGGATGCCCAGGCAGCTGACGCCAGTGAGAAGAAGAAGAGCTTTTCAACATTTGGGAAGGACTGCCAGAGCGAGGAGGAATCAGGGGACACCTgcacctcctccctcctctctgaaATGAGCAGCGTCTTCCAGCGCCTGCTGCCTCCCTCGTTGGACGCCTACACGGAGTGCAATGAGATGGATCGCTCCAACTCGTTGGAGCGGAGGAAGGGACATTTGCCAGCCAAGAATGTAAATTATCCACCGGGGgtggcagcctgggcagccagCACACATTTCCAAAACCCTGCCAACAATGGGCCCACTCTGGGGACTCACTCGGGCGCGCAGCCTTCGTCCAAATGGCTGCCAGCCATGGAGGAGATCCCGGAGAATTACGAAGAAGATGATTTTGACAATGTGCTCAACCACCTCAGCGATGGCAAACATGAACTCATGGATGCCAGTGAGCTGGTGGCAGAAATTAACAAGCTGCTGCAAGATGTCCGGCAGAACTAG